From Oreochromis niloticus isolate F11D_XX linkage group LG1, O_niloticus_UMD_NMBU, whole genome shotgun sequence, a single genomic window includes:
- the kifc3 gene encoding kinesin-like protein KIFC3 isoform X7 — translation MNEARRSEETWDCQWGRTASSVDFLMSDGEDDGSFLSLPSTAFSQRPSLTAELSETSTTSQQLIIQTLQDKVCEFQARLHSEEVARHLLVQQLQQSVKEKTGGGAETLQEEQTSETPKGVRVVQPGADRLSCPEEEQLVTRLRTQVEELEEKLLDQTQEVERLRSELGATDLEKQLELLVVENERLKQELKSCRSSKLQKLDAAAETCSCSHCPHSQDAEALRREVSRWETQARQRERRLAELERELLEKSSRTEALQRQLDDSTRQLDDSRRQLEESRRRQGEAEQKLTLRLQECEEELARQAATPPRVKYVTQTVEVESADSQKAVAEMQVKNNALQEQLSAQRQLLRELETQLHESQRTCAQLRTQLLADRGRLCGLLSKAVGRRNSEVVRRLSKILVYEGEMERAQGQLEAEMQNLEEEKNRVIEEAFIRAESEMKAVHENLAGVRMNLLSLQPALRTLTSDYNCLKRQVQDFPFMLDKAITEAKQEICQVISEVSSTNQELLRKYKREMNLRKKCHNELVRLKGNIRVFCRVRPVSQEEQDSADAKTMLSFDSDDDAILYLSNKGKVMTFELDKVFPPHATQEEVFQEVQALITSCIDGYNVCIFAYGQTGSGKTYTMEGVADNPGINQRALRLLFSEVTEKAPDWDYKITVSMVEIYNETLRDLLGENPSDKLDIKMNPDGSGQLYVPGLTEITVQSPEDINKVFELGHVNRATACTNLNEHSSRSHALLIITVSGFNTATGNRTQGKLNLVDLAGSERIGKSGAEGSRLREAQCINKSLSALGDVINALRSKHSHVPFRNSRLTYLLQDSLSGDSKTLMMVQVSPLPSNMSESVCSLKFAQRVRSVELSSSSSRKHENSSTSSSPTHDSVELDSPPVTPVPLPISRASSAGSTLSSASRTPSSSRRRSQSQLSTGLSCKSGGGIFQERPLSVCPPPPSSSVSSFCGLIGWFADRQVDRASPLVGDGGQDD, via the exons CGAGCTCAGTGGACTTCCTGATGAGTGATGGTGAAGACGACGGCTCCTTCCTTTCTCTGCCCAGTACCGCCTTCTCGCAGCGCCCCTCTCTGACCGCCGAGCTCAGCGAAACGAGCACGACCAGCCAGCAGCTGATTATCCAG ACCCTACAGGACAAAGTTTGCGAGTTTCAGGCTCGACTTCACTCTGAAGAAGTAGCCCGCCACCTGCtggtgcagcagctgcagcagagtgTCAAAGAGAAGACGGGTGGAGGCGCTGAGACGCTACAGGAGGAGCAGACGTCAGAGACGCCCAAGG gtGTGAGGGTGGTGCAGCCCGGTGCAGATCGTCTCAGCTGTCCAGAGGAAGAGCAGCTCGTTACTCGGCTGCGCACACAG gtggaggagctggaggagaaGCTGTTGGATCAGACCCAGGAGGTGGAGAGACTTCGCTCTGAACTG GGGGCGACAGACCTGGAGAAGCAGCTGGAGCTGCTGGTGGTGGAGAATGAGCGTCTGAAGCAGGAGCTTAAGTCATGCAGGAGCTCAAAGCTTCAGAAGCTCGACGCTGCCGCAGAGACCTGCAGCTGCAGCCACTGCCCCCACAGCCAG GATGCGGAGGCCCTGCGGAGGGAGGTGTCCCGCTGGGAGACCCAGGCCCGTCAGAGGGAGCGGCGGCTGGCTGAGTTGgagagagagctgctggagaaAAGCTCCAGGACGGAGGCCCTCCAACGGCAGCTGGACGACTCCACCCGGCAGCTGGACGACAGCCGCAGGCAGCTGGAGGAGTCGAGGCGGAGGCAGGGGGAGGCTGAACAGAAACTCACCCTCCGGCTGCAGGAGTGCGAGGAGGAGCTCGCCAGACAGGCAGCCACGCCCCCCAGAGTCAAA TATGTGACGCAGACGGTGGAGGTGGAGTCGGCGGACTCTCAGAAAGCTGTGGCTGAAATGCAGGTGAAGAACAACGCCCTGCAGGAGCAGCTTTCTGCACAGAGGCAGCTGCTGCGAGAGCTCGAGACGCAGCTGCATGAGTCGCAGAGGACCTGCGCTCAGCTCAGGACGCAG CTGCTTGCTGATCGAGGCCGTCTGTGTGGCCTCCTGTCCAAGGCCGTCGGCCGGCGCAACAGCGAGGTGGTCCGCAGGTTATCGAAG ATCCTGGTTTATGAAGGAGAGATGGAGCGAGCTCAGGGTCAGCTGGAGGCAGAGATGCAGAacctggaggaggagaagaaccGTGTCATCGAGGAGGCGTTCATCCGAGCCGAGAGCGAGATGAAGGCCGTCCACGAGAACCTCGCAG GTGTGCGTATGAACCTGCTGAGCCTGCAGCCGGCCCTCAGGACTCTCACCTCGGACTACAACTGTCTGAAGAGGCAGGTACAGGACTTCCCCTTCATGCTGGACAAAGCAATCACGGAGGCCAAACAGGAG atctGCCAGGTGATCAGTGAGGTGAGCAGCACCAACCAGGAGCTGCTGCGTAAATACAAGCGAGAAATGAACCTGAGGAAGAAATGCCACAACGAGCTGGTTCGACTCAAAG GTAACATCCGTGTGTTCTGTCGCGTCCGGCCGGTCAGTCAGGAGGAGCAGGACTCCGCCGATGCCAAAACCATGCTGAGCTTCGACTCGGACGACGACGCCATCCTCTACCTCTCTAACAAGGGCAAGGTCATGACCTTTGAGCTGGATAAAGTCTTCCCCCCTCACGCCACGCAGGAAGAG GTGTTTCAAGAGGTTCAGGCTCTGATCACTTCCTGTATTGATGGCTATAACGTCTGCATCTTCGCCTACGGGCAGACCGGCTCCGGGAAAACCTACACCATGGAG GGTGTCGCCGATAATCCCGGCATCAACCAGCGTGCTCTGCGGCTGCTGTTCTCCGAGGTGACGGAAAAAGCTCCAGACTGGGACTACAAAATCACCGTCAGCATGGTGGAAATCTACAACGAGACGCTGCG GGACCTGCTCGGGGAGAATCCGTCTGACAAGCTCGACATAAAGATGAATCCCGATGGCAGCGGCCAACTCTACGTCCCCGGACTGACCGAGATCACCGTGCAGAGTCCCGAGGACATCAACAAG GTGTTTGAGTTGGGTCACGTCAACAGAGCGACAGCCTGCACCAACCTGAACGAGCACAGCTCGCGGTCACATGCTCTGCTCATCATCACGGTCTCTGGATTCAACACAGCCACTGGCAACCGCACGCAAg GGAAGCTGAACCTCGTGGACCTGGCGGGCTCGGAGCGGATCGGTAAGTCGGGGGCGGAGGGCAGTCGGCTCAGAGAAGCTCAGTGCATCAACAAATCCCTGTCGGCGCTCGGCGATGTCATCAACGCGCTGCGGAGCAAACACTCCCACGTCCCGTTCAGAAACTCCCGCCTCACGTACCTGCTGCAGGACTCGCTGAGCGGAGACAGCAAGACCCTGATGATGGTGCAG GTCTCTCCGTTGCCCAGCAACATGAGCGAGTCAGTCTGCTCGCTGAAGTTCGCTCAGAGGGTTCGCAGCGTCGAGCTGAGCTCCTCGTCCTCCAGGAAACACGAGAACTCATCCACGTCATCCTCGCCCACCCACGACAGCGTTGAG CTGGACTCCCCCCCGGTGACCCCGGTCCCTCTCCCCATCTCTCGGGCCAGCAGCGCCGGCTCCaccctctcctccgcctccagAACTCCCAGCAGCTCCCGCAGGAGGTCCCAGTCGCAGCTCTCCACAG GTCTGAGCTGTAAGAGTGGAGGAGGAATTTTCCAGGAACGCCCGCTGTCagtctgtcctcctcctccttcttcttctgtgtcctCATTCTGTGGTCTGATTGGTTGGTTTGCAGACAGACAGGTAGACAGAGCCAGCCCATTGGTGGGGGACGGTGGGCAG GACGACTGA
- the kifc3 gene encoding kinesin-like protein KIFC3 isoform X6: protein MFGTRKTWDLGHAPCLQDLWKKDLSLDASSVDFLMSDGEDDGSFLSLPSTAFSQRPSLTAELSETSTTSQQLIIQTLQDKVCEFQARLHSEEVARHLLVQQLQQSVKEKTGGGAETLQEEQTSETPKGVRVVQPGADRLSCPEEEQLVTRLRTQVEELEEKLLDQTQEVERLRSELGATDLEKQLELLVVENERLKQELKSCRSSKLQKLDAAAETCSCSHCPHSQDAEALRREVSRWETQARQRERRLAELERELLEKSSRTEALQRQLDDSTRQLDDSRRQLEESRRRQGEAEQKLTLRLQECEEELARQAATPPRVKYVTQTVEVESADSQKAVAEMQVKNNALQEQLSAQRQLLRELETQLHESQRTCAQLRTQLLADRGRLCGLLSKAVGRRNSEVVRRLSKILVYEGEMERAQGQLEAEMQNLEEEKNRVIEEAFIRAESEMKAVHENLAGVRMNLLSLQPALRTLTSDYNCLKRQVQDFPFMLDKAITEAKQEICQVISEVSSTNQELLRKYKREMNLRKKCHNELVRLKGNIRVFCRVRPVSQEEQDSADAKTMLSFDSDDDAILYLSNKGKVMTFELDKVFPPHATQEEVFQEVQALITSCIDGYNVCIFAYGQTGSGKTYTMEGVADNPGINQRALRLLFSEVTEKAPDWDYKITVSMVEIYNETLRDLLGENPSDKLDIKMNPDGSGQLYVPGLTEITVQSPEDINKVFELGHVNRATACTNLNEHSSRSHALLIITVSGFNTATGNRTQGKLNLVDLAGSERIGKSGAEGSRLREAQCINKSLSALGDVINALRSKHSHVPFRNSRLTYLLQDSLSGDSKTLMMVQVSPLPSNMSESVCSLKFAQRVRSVELSSSSSRKHENSSTSSSPTHDSVELDSPPVTPVPLPISRASSAGSTLSSASRTPSSSRRRSQSQLSTGLSCKSGGGIFQERPLSVCPPPPSSSVSSFCGLIGWFADRQVDRASPLVGDGGQDD from the exons CGAGCTCAGTGGACTTCCTGATGAGTGATGGTGAAGACGACGGCTCCTTCCTTTCTCTGCCCAGTACCGCCTTCTCGCAGCGCCCCTCTCTGACCGCCGAGCTCAGCGAAACGAGCACGACCAGCCAGCAGCTGATTATCCAG ACCCTACAGGACAAAGTTTGCGAGTTTCAGGCTCGACTTCACTCTGAAGAAGTAGCCCGCCACCTGCtggtgcagcagctgcagcagagtgTCAAAGAGAAGACGGGTGGAGGCGCTGAGACGCTACAGGAGGAGCAGACGTCAGAGACGCCCAAGG gtGTGAGGGTGGTGCAGCCCGGTGCAGATCGTCTCAGCTGTCCAGAGGAAGAGCAGCTCGTTACTCGGCTGCGCACACAG gtggaggagctggaggagaaGCTGTTGGATCAGACCCAGGAGGTGGAGAGACTTCGCTCTGAACTG GGGGCGACAGACCTGGAGAAGCAGCTGGAGCTGCTGGTGGTGGAGAATGAGCGTCTGAAGCAGGAGCTTAAGTCATGCAGGAGCTCAAAGCTTCAGAAGCTCGACGCTGCCGCAGAGACCTGCAGCTGCAGCCACTGCCCCCACAGCCAG GATGCGGAGGCCCTGCGGAGGGAGGTGTCCCGCTGGGAGACCCAGGCCCGTCAGAGGGAGCGGCGGCTGGCTGAGTTGgagagagagctgctggagaaAAGCTCCAGGACGGAGGCCCTCCAACGGCAGCTGGACGACTCCACCCGGCAGCTGGACGACAGCCGCAGGCAGCTGGAGGAGTCGAGGCGGAGGCAGGGGGAGGCTGAACAGAAACTCACCCTCCGGCTGCAGGAGTGCGAGGAGGAGCTCGCCAGACAGGCAGCCACGCCCCCCAGAGTCAAA TATGTGACGCAGACGGTGGAGGTGGAGTCGGCGGACTCTCAGAAAGCTGTGGCTGAAATGCAGGTGAAGAACAACGCCCTGCAGGAGCAGCTTTCTGCACAGAGGCAGCTGCTGCGAGAGCTCGAGACGCAGCTGCATGAGTCGCAGAGGACCTGCGCTCAGCTCAGGACGCAG CTGCTTGCTGATCGAGGCCGTCTGTGTGGCCTCCTGTCCAAGGCCGTCGGCCGGCGCAACAGCGAGGTGGTCCGCAGGTTATCGAAG ATCCTGGTTTATGAAGGAGAGATGGAGCGAGCTCAGGGTCAGCTGGAGGCAGAGATGCAGAacctggaggaggagaagaaccGTGTCATCGAGGAGGCGTTCATCCGAGCCGAGAGCGAGATGAAGGCCGTCCACGAGAACCTCGCAG GTGTGCGTATGAACCTGCTGAGCCTGCAGCCGGCCCTCAGGACTCTCACCTCGGACTACAACTGTCTGAAGAGGCAGGTACAGGACTTCCCCTTCATGCTGGACAAAGCAATCACGGAGGCCAAACAGGAG atctGCCAGGTGATCAGTGAGGTGAGCAGCACCAACCAGGAGCTGCTGCGTAAATACAAGCGAGAAATGAACCTGAGGAAGAAATGCCACAACGAGCTGGTTCGACTCAAAG GTAACATCCGTGTGTTCTGTCGCGTCCGGCCGGTCAGTCAGGAGGAGCAGGACTCCGCCGATGCCAAAACCATGCTGAGCTTCGACTCGGACGACGACGCCATCCTCTACCTCTCTAACAAGGGCAAGGTCATGACCTTTGAGCTGGATAAAGTCTTCCCCCCTCACGCCACGCAGGAAGAG GTGTTTCAAGAGGTTCAGGCTCTGATCACTTCCTGTATTGATGGCTATAACGTCTGCATCTTCGCCTACGGGCAGACCGGCTCCGGGAAAACCTACACCATGGAG GGTGTCGCCGATAATCCCGGCATCAACCAGCGTGCTCTGCGGCTGCTGTTCTCCGAGGTGACGGAAAAAGCTCCAGACTGGGACTACAAAATCACCGTCAGCATGGTGGAAATCTACAACGAGACGCTGCG GGACCTGCTCGGGGAGAATCCGTCTGACAAGCTCGACATAAAGATGAATCCCGATGGCAGCGGCCAACTCTACGTCCCCGGACTGACCGAGATCACCGTGCAGAGTCCCGAGGACATCAACAAG GTGTTTGAGTTGGGTCACGTCAACAGAGCGACAGCCTGCACCAACCTGAACGAGCACAGCTCGCGGTCACATGCTCTGCTCATCATCACGGTCTCTGGATTCAACACAGCCACTGGCAACCGCACGCAAg GGAAGCTGAACCTCGTGGACCTGGCGGGCTCGGAGCGGATCGGTAAGTCGGGGGCGGAGGGCAGTCGGCTCAGAGAAGCTCAGTGCATCAACAAATCCCTGTCGGCGCTCGGCGATGTCATCAACGCGCTGCGGAGCAAACACTCCCACGTCCCGTTCAGAAACTCCCGCCTCACGTACCTGCTGCAGGACTCGCTGAGCGGAGACAGCAAGACCCTGATGATGGTGCAG GTCTCTCCGTTGCCCAGCAACATGAGCGAGTCAGTCTGCTCGCTGAAGTTCGCTCAGAGGGTTCGCAGCGTCGAGCTGAGCTCCTCGTCCTCCAGGAAACACGAGAACTCATCCACGTCATCCTCGCCCACCCACGACAGCGTTGAG CTGGACTCCCCCCCGGTGACCCCGGTCCCTCTCCCCATCTCTCGGGCCAGCAGCGCCGGCTCCaccctctcctccgcctccagAACTCCCAGCAGCTCCCGCAGGAGGTCCCAGTCGCAGCTCTCCACAG GTCTGAGCTGTAAGAGTGGAGGAGGAATTTTCCAGGAACGCCCGCTGTCagtctgtcctcctcctccttcttcttctgtgtcctCATTCTGTGGTCTGATTGGTTGGTTTGCAGACAGACAGGTAGACAGAGCCAGCCCATTGGTGGGGGACGGTGGGCAG GACGACTGA
- the kifc3 gene encoding kinesin-like protein KIFC3 isoform X3, which translates to MLGWVGMLINKSWLDRQRYVQPSERRARCGPEAVREGGCRLIGGVLQPVQRSSALVNPAVMFGTRKTWDLGHAPCLQDLWKKDLSLDASSVDFLMSDGEDDGSFLSLPSTAFSQRPSLTAELSETSTTSQQLIIQTLQDKVCEFQARLHSEEVARHLLVQQLQQSVKEKTGGGAETLQEEQTSETPKGVRVVQPGADRLSCPEEEQLVTRLRTQVEELEEKLLDQTQEVERLRSELGATDLEKQLELLVVENERLKQELKSCRSSKLQKLDAAAETCSCSHCPHSQDAEALRREVSRWETQARQRERRLAELERELLEKSSRTEALQRQLDDSTRQLDDSRRQLEESRRRQGEAEQKLTLRLQECEEELARQAATPPRVKYVTQTVEVESADSQKAVAEMQVKNNALQEQLSAQRQLLRELETQLHESQRTCAQLRTQLLADRGRLCGLLSKAVGRRNSEVVRRLSKILVYEGEMERAQGQLEAEMQNLEEEKNRVIEEAFIRAESEMKAVHENLAGVRMNLLSLQPALRTLTSDYNCLKRQVQDFPFMLDKAITEAKQEICQVISEVSSTNQELLRKYKREMNLRKKCHNELVRLKGNIRVFCRVRPVSQEEQDSADAKTMLSFDSDDDAILYLSNKGKVMTFELDKVFPPHATQEEVFQEVQALITSCIDGYNVCIFAYGQTGSGKTYTMEGVADNPGINQRALRLLFSEVTEKAPDWDYKITVSMVEIYNETLRDLLGENPSDKLDIKMNPDGSGQLYVPGLTEITVQSPEDINKVFELGHVNRATACTNLNEHSSRSHALLIITVSGFNTATGNRTQGKLNLVDLAGSERIGKSGAEGSRLREAQCINKSLSALGDVINALRSKHSHVPFRNSRLTYLLQDSLSGDSKTLMMVQVSPLPSNMSESVCSLKFAQRVRSVELSSSSSRKHENSSTSSSPTHDSVELDSPPVTPVPLPISRASSAGSTLSSASRTPSSSRRRSQSQLSTGLSCKSGGGIFQERPLSVCPPPPSSSVSSFCGLIGWFADRQVDRASPLVGDGGQDD; encoded by the exons CGAGCTCAGTGGACTTCCTGATGAGTGATGGTGAAGACGACGGCTCCTTCCTTTCTCTGCCCAGTACCGCCTTCTCGCAGCGCCCCTCTCTGACCGCCGAGCTCAGCGAAACGAGCACGACCAGCCAGCAGCTGATTATCCAG ACCCTACAGGACAAAGTTTGCGAGTTTCAGGCTCGACTTCACTCTGAAGAAGTAGCCCGCCACCTGCtggtgcagcagctgcagcagagtgTCAAAGAGAAGACGGGTGGAGGCGCTGAGACGCTACAGGAGGAGCAGACGTCAGAGACGCCCAAGG gtGTGAGGGTGGTGCAGCCCGGTGCAGATCGTCTCAGCTGTCCAGAGGAAGAGCAGCTCGTTACTCGGCTGCGCACACAG gtggaggagctggaggagaaGCTGTTGGATCAGACCCAGGAGGTGGAGAGACTTCGCTCTGAACTG GGGGCGACAGACCTGGAGAAGCAGCTGGAGCTGCTGGTGGTGGAGAATGAGCGTCTGAAGCAGGAGCTTAAGTCATGCAGGAGCTCAAAGCTTCAGAAGCTCGACGCTGCCGCAGAGACCTGCAGCTGCAGCCACTGCCCCCACAGCCAG GATGCGGAGGCCCTGCGGAGGGAGGTGTCCCGCTGGGAGACCCAGGCCCGTCAGAGGGAGCGGCGGCTGGCTGAGTTGgagagagagctgctggagaaAAGCTCCAGGACGGAGGCCCTCCAACGGCAGCTGGACGACTCCACCCGGCAGCTGGACGACAGCCGCAGGCAGCTGGAGGAGTCGAGGCGGAGGCAGGGGGAGGCTGAACAGAAACTCACCCTCCGGCTGCAGGAGTGCGAGGAGGAGCTCGCCAGACAGGCAGCCACGCCCCCCAGAGTCAAA TATGTGACGCAGACGGTGGAGGTGGAGTCGGCGGACTCTCAGAAAGCTGTGGCTGAAATGCAGGTGAAGAACAACGCCCTGCAGGAGCAGCTTTCTGCACAGAGGCAGCTGCTGCGAGAGCTCGAGACGCAGCTGCATGAGTCGCAGAGGACCTGCGCTCAGCTCAGGACGCAG CTGCTTGCTGATCGAGGCCGTCTGTGTGGCCTCCTGTCCAAGGCCGTCGGCCGGCGCAACAGCGAGGTGGTCCGCAGGTTATCGAAG ATCCTGGTTTATGAAGGAGAGATGGAGCGAGCTCAGGGTCAGCTGGAGGCAGAGATGCAGAacctggaggaggagaagaaccGTGTCATCGAGGAGGCGTTCATCCGAGCCGAGAGCGAGATGAAGGCCGTCCACGAGAACCTCGCAG GTGTGCGTATGAACCTGCTGAGCCTGCAGCCGGCCCTCAGGACTCTCACCTCGGACTACAACTGTCTGAAGAGGCAGGTACAGGACTTCCCCTTCATGCTGGACAAAGCAATCACGGAGGCCAAACAGGAG atctGCCAGGTGATCAGTGAGGTGAGCAGCACCAACCAGGAGCTGCTGCGTAAATACAAGCGAGAAATGAACCTGAGGAAGAAATGCCACAACGAGCTGGTTCGACTCAAAG GTAACATCCGTGTGTTCTGTCGCGTCCGGCCGGTCAGTCAGGAGGAGCAGGACTCCGCCGATGCCAAAACCATGCTGAGCTTCGACTCGGACGACGACGCCATCCTCTACCTCTCTAACAAGGGCAAGGTCATGACCTTTGAGCTGGATAAAGTCTTCCCCCCTCACGCCACGCAGGAAGAG GTGTTTCAAGAGGTTCAGGCTCTGATCACTTCCTGTATTGATGGCTATAACGTCTGCATCTTCGCCTACGGGCAGACCGGCTCCGGGAAAACCTACACCATGGAG GGTGTCGCCGATAATCCCGGCATCAACCAGCGTGCTCTGCGGCTGCTGTTCTCCGAGGTGACGGAAAAAGCTCCAGACTGGGACTACAAAATCACCGTCAGCATGGTGGAAATCTACAACGAGACGCTGCG GGACCTGCTCGGGGAGAATCCGTCTGACAAGCTCGACATAAAGATGAATCCCGATGGCAGCGGCCAACTCTACGTCCCCGGACTGACCGAGATCACCGTGCAGAGTCCCGAGGACATCAACAAG GTGTTTGAGTTGGGTCACGTCAACAGAGCGACAGCCTGCACCAACCTGAACGAGCACAGCTCGCGGTCACATGCTCTGCTCATCATCACGGTCTCTGGATTCAACACAGCCACTGGCAACCGCACGCAAg GGAAGCTGAACCTCGTGGACCTGGCGGGCTCGGAGCGGATCGGTAAGTCGGGGGCGGAGGGCAGTCGGCTCAGAGAAGCTCAGTGCATCAACAAATCCCTGTCGGCGCTCGGCGATGTCATCAACGCGCTGCGGAGCAAACACTCCCACGTCCCGTTCAGAAACTCCCGCCTCACGTACCTGCTGCAGGACTCGCTGAGCGGAGACAGCAAGACCCTGATGATGGTGCAG GTCTCTCCGTTGCCCAGCAACATGAGCGAGTCAGTCTGCTCGCTGAAGTTCGCTCAGAGGGTTCGCAGCGTCGAGCTGAGCTCCTCGTCCTCCAGGAAACACGAGAACTCATCCACGTCATCCTCGCCCACCCACGACAGCGTTGAG CTGGACTCCCCCCCGGTGACCCCGGTCCCTCTCCCCATCTCTCGGGCCAGCAGCGCCGGCTCCaccctctcctccgcctccagAACTCCCAGCAGCTCCCGCAGGAGGTCCCAGTCGCAGCTCTCCACAG GTCTGAGCTGTAAGAGTGGAGGAGGAATTTTCCAGGAACGCCCGCTGTCagtctgtcctcctcctccttcttcttctgtgtcctCATTCTGTGGTCTGATTGGTTGGTTTGCAGACAGACAGGTAGACAGAGCCAGCCCATTGGTGGGGGACGGTGGGCAG GACGACTGA